Proteins found in one Bicyclus anynana chromosome 24, ilBicAnyn1.1, whole genome shotgun sequence genomic segment:
- the LOC112057019 gene encoding uncharacterized protein LOC112057019, which produces MLFSVRMTTMRLTPPPIIRTTPRRLHFKEPCDYMAHHCFKAYITGAVCGRTLYFHYYTFKNYCMLEYVNCMERYRVWQLLHMGPCYEVKEHEEYLRYPYDDDYFLDQYYVIEDH; this is translated from the exons ATGTTGTTCTCCGTCAGGATGACCACCATGCGGTTGACACCGCCGCCAATCATCCGCACCACTCCGAGGCGGTTGCACTTCAAGGAACCGTGCGACTATATGGCGCACCACTGCTTTAAAGCATACAT CACGGGCGCTGTGTGCGGCAGAACACTGTACTTCCACTACTACACGTTCAAGAACTACTGCATGCTGGAGTATGTCAACTGTATGGAGAGATACCGAG TGTGGCAGCTTCTGCATATGGGACCCTGCTACGAGGTTAAGGAGCACGAGGAGTATCTCA GATATCCGTATGATGACGACTACTTCTTGGACCAGTATTATGTTATAGAAGACCACTGA